A genomic region of Gemmata massiliana contains the following coding sequences:
- a CDS encoding methyl-accepting chemotaxis protein, producing MTAFNNLGIGTRLIGGFLLLAVASVCVGYFGLKSMSDMNAALENANSNLIPSINALNDMRGKGVNTIQRNERTLILSTRSKNEESYRSAATSLEKAWLSVRDGYTRYESYPMIEKEKQLWGEFRPRLEEFRRDHEATMAALKAGDLDKAEKLCLGSTANANKMGDSLDALIDLQKECGEKDAGDARKEYAAARTTMFVVIGGAVLAAIGLGVFFRGLVVRPLAATVQILQAVSTGDLTQKATVTSTDEFGQMGAALNATVQGIHTALQQDKVNWEAVGKQREQNADFAGQIAAIGKSQAVIEFKMDGTIVNANENFLRTTGYSLPEIQGRHHSMFVEPSQATSSEYRDFWSRLNRGESIATEFKRVGKGGKEVWIQASYNPIIDLHGKPYKVVKYATDITAAKQMEHKVKKDATELQQKVAAITTSVSALAAGDFTQEAPDLGNDEVGQMAAALNKAVVSVRTALEGVREVSEQLADASGQLSSASDEISTGAQEQASSLEETASTLEEITATVRQNSDSAQQARQLASNSKEIAEKGGQVVGNAVDAMSEINQSSKKIADIITTIDEIAFQTNLLALNAAVEAARAGEQGRGFAVVASEVRNLAQRSATAAKEIKSLIEDSVKKVDAGTELVNRSGSTLGDIVTSVKRVTDIITEIASASKEQSTGIDQVNKAISQMDTVTQRNASQTEEMSATAQTLTDQASQLRDLVARFKLGHDERPAPKPAHKAARSKPSNPKPRPAVARAMSNTHELDRLGGGGGDDGFTEF from the coding sequence ATGACAGCGTTCAACAACCTGGGGATCGGTACCCGGCTCATTGGGGGGTTCCTCCTGCTCGCGGTGGCCAGCGTCTGCGTCGGCTACTTCGGGCTCAAGTCCATGAGCGACATGAACGCGGCGCTCGAGAATGCGAACTCGAACCTGATCCCCTCAATTAACGCGCTAAACGACATGCGCGGAAAGGGCGTCAACACGATCCAGCGCAACGAGCGCACCCTGATCTTGTCGACCCGGAGTAAGAACGAGGAGTCCTATCGGAGCGCCGCGACCAGCTTGGAAAAAGCCTGGCTCTCCGTCCGGGACGGGTACACGCGGTACGAATCGTACCCCATGATCGAGAAGGAAAAGCAGCTCTGGGGCGAGTTCCGCCCGCGCCTGGAAGAGTTCCGCCGGGACCACGAGGCGACGATGGCGGCCCTCAAAGCCGGCGATCTCGATAAAGCCGAGAAACTGTGCCTCGGGTCGACAGCAAACGCGAACAAAATGGGCGACAGCTTGGACGCCCTTATCGACCTCCAAAAAGAGTGCGGCGAGAAGGACGCGGGCGACGCGCGCAAGGAGTACGCCGCGGCCCGGACGACCATGTTCGTCGTGATCGGGGGCGCGGTGCTCGCGGCCATCGGCCTCGGGGTGTTCTTCCGCGGGCTCGTGGTGCGCCCGTTGGCCGCGACCGTGCAGATCCTCCAGGCCGTGTCCACGGGCGACCTGACGCAGAAGGCAACAGTGACCTCGACCGACGAGTTCGGGCAGATGGGCGCCGCCCTCAACGCGACTGTTCAGGGCATCCACACCGCGCTCCAACAGGACAAGGTCAACTGGGAAGCGGTCGGCAAGCAGCGCGAACAGAACGCGGACTTCGCGGGCCAGATCGCGGCCATCGGCAAATCCCAGGCGGTGATCGAGTTCAAGATGGACGGGACCATCGTGAACGCCAACGAGAACTTCCTGCGCACGACGGGCTACAGCTTGCCCGAGATCCAGGGCCGACACCACAGCATGTTCGTTGAACCGTCCCAAGCGACGAGTTCCGAGTACCGCGACTTCTGGAGCCGCCTCAACCGCGGCGAATCCATCGCGACCGAGTTCAAGCGCGTCGGTAAGGGCGGAAAGGAGGTCTGGATTCAGGCCTCGTACAACCCGATCATCGACCTCCACGGCAAGCCCTACAAGGTCGTCAAGTACGCGACCGACATCACCGCCGCCAAGCAGATGGAGCATAAGGTCAAGAAAGACGCGACCGAACTGCAACAGAAAGTCGCGGCGATCACGACCTCGGTGAGCGCTCTGGCCGCGGGTGACTTCACCCAAGAGGCCCCGGACCTGGGTAACGACGAAGTCGGTCAGATGGCCGCCGCGCTCAACAAGGCCGTGGTTTCGGTCCGCACGGCCCTGGAAGGGGTCCGCGAGGTGTCCGAGCAACTCGCCGATGCGTCCGGCCAATTATCTAGCGCGAGCGACGAGATCTCGACGGGTGCCCAGGAGCAGGCTTCGAGCCTCGAAGAAACGGCCAGCACCCTCGAAGAAATCACCGCCACCGTGCGCCAGAACTCCGACAGCGCTCAGCAGGCCCGCCAGCTCGCCAGCAACTCCAAAGAAATCGCCGAAAAGGGCGGGCAGGTCGTCGGCAACGCGGTCGACGCCATGAGCGAGATCAACCAGTCGTCGAAGAAGATCGCGGACATCATCACGACGATCGACGAGATCGCGTTCCAGACCAACCTCCTGGCATTGAACGCCGCCGTCGAAGCCGCACGAGCCGGAGAACAGGGCCGCGGGTTCGCCGTCGTCGCATCCGAAGTGCGAAACCTCGCTCAACGCTCCGCCACCGCCGCCAAAGAAATCAAGTCGCTCATCGAGGACTCGGTCAAGAAGGTCGACGCCGGAACCGAACTCGTCAACCGCTCGGGATCGACCCTCGGCGACATCGTGACCTCCGTCAAGCGCGTCACGGACATCATCACCGAAATCGCCTCGGCTAGTAAGGAGCAGTCCACCGGGATCGATCAGGTCAACAAGGCCATCTCCCAGATGGACACCGTCACCCAGCGCAACGCCTCGCAGACCGAGGAGATGTCGGCCACCGCCCAAACGCTCACGGACCAAGCCTCGCAACTCCGCGACCTCGTCGCGCGGTTCAAACTCGGGCACGACGAGCGCCCGGCCCCCAAGCCCGCACACAAGGCCGCCCGGAGCAAGCCCTCGAACCCTAAGCCCCGGCCCGCGGTCGCTCGGGCCATGAGCAACACCCACGAACTCGACCGGCTCGGTGGTGGCGGCGGGGACGACGGGTTCACTGAGTTCTAA
- a CDS encoding thioredoxin domain-containing protein gives MKCGGWIAFGCWLTALMGGVGFLSAHQFTPGQSGTVPPHLSEPEPGARETKRPRLMMFVHPHCPCSPVSLRNFAKVIAGTGAEAVIYVTAENLAETPNGRVARVCAAELRADSDGAIAKRFGAMTSGHVLLYAADGRLVFEGGITDGRGHEGDNPGLRAVTARLSGTEDEPVSFPVFGCPLN, from the coding sequence GTGAAATGCGGTGGATGGATCGCGTTCGGGTGTTGGCTAACCGCGCTGATGGGGGGAGTGGGCTTTTTGTCGGCCCACCAGTTCACCCCGGGCCAGAGCGGAACAGTCCCGCCCCACTTGAGCGAACCGGAGCCCGGCGCGCGAGAAACGAAACGCCCGCGTTTGATGATGTTCGTCCACCCGCACTGCCCGTGTAGCCCGGTCTCCCTGCGCAACTTCGCGAAGGTGATTGCGGGGACCGGGGCCGAGGCAGTGATTTACGTAACCGCAGAAAACCTGGCCGAAACTCCAAACGGCCGGGTTGCACGAGTTTGCGCGGCCGAGTTGCGTGCGGATTCAGACGGAGCGATCGCGAAACGGTTCGGGGCCATGACGTCCGGTCACGTGCTCCTGTACGCCGCCGACGGTCGACTGGTGTTCGAGGGCGGCATCACCGACGGGCGCGGGCACGAGGGGGACAACCCCGGGCTCCGCGCCGTCACCGCCCGCTTGTCCGGGACCGAAGACGAACCGGTGTCGTTCCCCGTATTCGGTTGCCCCCTAAACTGA